In Acinonyx jubatus isolate Ajub_Pintada_27869175 chromosome A3, VMU_Ajub_asm_v1.0, whole genome shotgun sequence, a genomic segment contains:
- the LOC106985969 gene encoding beta-defensin 119, with the protein MKLLLFLLILLAMEPVVSGRHHTLRCMGNMGICRPSCRKSEQPYLYCLNYQSCCLQSYMRISISGREMKNDWSQQNRWPKIP; encoded by the exons ATGAAGttacttctgtttcttctcatcCTTCTGGCCATGGAACCGGTGGTCTCAG gcAGACATCACACTCTTCGATGCATGGGAAACATGGGAATCTGTAGACCCTCTTGCAGAAAGTCTGAACAACCCTACCTCTACTGCTTAAATTATCAGTCATGCTGCCTCCAGTCCTACATGAGGATAAGCATTTCTGGCAGAGAGATGAAAAATGACTGGAGCCAACAGAATCGCTGGCCAAAAATACCTTGA